The Longimicrobium sp. genome window below encodes:
- a CDS encoding alpha/beta fold hydrolase: VLGAEVALAHLFSHPTVESLAARVSGSELQGERDRAIPIRPSGSRPPLFLVHEGAGSTAYAQVLHPHLDVDIPVYALPPAPAEAPLRTVEGMATRLVRMIREVQPSGPYRVAGWSFGGVLAYEVASQLIGRDEVVEFVGMLDSYHPARAGAVSHDVAQEHALLLHVLRMAEPADANGRADPGEAADATGDADLETFVARCREQGLLPGHVTVEQARGMRDLLRTHQRALREYSPQPLPVALHLFPARQSPEADPTRGWGAFHPERLLRVTPVPGTHLSMMRPPNAAALGEALSRAPGTQKRGAPPSPAGRSPHVTLQGGVAGAAPLFCVPGAGSGVTSFIDLLMALDPSVPVHGLQPRGVDGEAPPHTTVQAAAEHYLRALPETSPAGPLHLLGHSFGGWVAFEMALRLHAAGRPVASLTILDSEAPDDSETLVREYDGGEAFLKLVEILELATERSLGIAPEDVASRDEAGWLKLLHGKMVGLGLLSARTAPEVMAGPLRTFARCLRTAYRPSGVYPGPLRLVLVDDPAKDEAANRAAFAEIELGWRKWAPGLVFSVGAGNHITALKAPHVAVLAGLLARDRAAGEG, encoded by the coding sequence GGTGCTGGGCGCCGAGGTGGCGCTGGCGCACCTCTTTTCGCACCCCACGGTGGAATCGCTGGCCGCGCGTGTTTCCGGTTCGGAGCTCCAGGGCGAGAGGGACCGGGCGATCCCCATCCGCCCGTCCGGTTCGCGGCCCCCGCTCTTCCTGGTGCACGAGGGAGCGGGGTCCACCGCCTACGCACAGGTGCTCCATCCTCACCTGGACGTCGACATCCCGGTGTACGCCCTGCCCCCGGCGCCCGCGGAGGCACCCCTGCGGACGGTGGAAGGGATGGCGACACGCCTGGTGCGGATGATCCGCGAGGTGCAGCCCTCGGGGCCGTACCGGGTGGCGGGGTGGTCGTTCGGCGGGGTGCTGGCCTACGAGGTGGCCTCGCAGCTGATCGGCCGGGACGAGGTCGTGGAGTTCGTGGGGATGCTCGACAGCTATCACCCCGCCCGCGCCGGTGCCGTGTCGCACGACGTGGCGCAGGAGCACGCGCTCCTCCTGCACGTGCTGCGGATGGCCGAGCCCGCGGACGCGAACGGGCGCGCGGACCCCGGCGAAGCGGCCGACGCCACCGGCGACGCGGACCTGGAAACCTTCGTCGCCCGCTGCCGCGAGCAGGGGCTGCTCCCGGGCCACGTCACCGTGGAGCAGGCGCGGGGGATGCGCGACCTCCTGCGCACGCACCAGCGCGCCCTGCGCGAATACTCGCCGCAGCCGCTCCCGGTGGCGCTCCACCTCTTTCCCGCGCGGCAGAGCCCCGAGGCGGACCCGACGCGCGGCTGGGGCGCCTTTCACCCCGAGCGGCTGCTCCGGGTGACGCCCGTGCCGGGAACGCACCTGTCGATGATGCGGCCGCCGAACGCCGCCGCGCTCGGCGAGGCGCTGTCGCGCGCGCCCGGCACGCAGAAGAGGGGCGCGCCGCCATCCCCCGCCGGCCGTTCACCCCACGTGACGCTCCAGGGCGGCGTGGCCGGCGCCGCGCCCCTCTTCTGCGTGCCGGGCGCGGGAAGCGGCGTCACCAGCTTCATCGACCTGCTGATGGCGCTGGACCCGTCCGTCCCGGTGCACGGGCTGCAGCCGCGCGGGGTTGATGGCGAAGCGCCGCCCCACACCACCGTGCAGGCAGCCGCGGAGCACTACCTCCGCGCGCTCCCCGAAACCTCGCCCGCGGGGCCCCTCCACCTGCTGGGCCACTCCTTCGGCGGCTGGGTGGCGTTCGAGATGGCGCTTCGGCTCCATGCGGCGGGACGCCCCGTTGCCTCGCTGACCATCCTGGACAGCGAGGCGCCTGACGATTCCGAGACCCTGGTCCGCGAGTACGACGGCGGGGAGGCGTTCCTGAAGCTCGTGGAGATCCTGGAGCTGGCCACGGAGCGGTCCCTTGGGATCGCCCCCGAGGACGTGGCCTCGCGGGACGAGGCCGGGTGGCTGAAGCTGCTTCACGGGAAGATGGTGGGGCTCGGCCTGCTGAGCGCGCGCACGGCACCCGAGGTGATGGCGGGCCCCCTCCGAACGTTCGCGCGGTGCCTGCGTACGGCGTACCGTCCCTCGGGCGTCTACCCCGGCCCGCTGCGCCTGGTGCTCGTGGACGACCCCGCGAAGGACGAGGCCGCCAACCGCGCGGCCTTCGCGGAGATCGAGCTGGGATGGAGGAAGTGGGCGCCCGGGCTGGTGTTCTCCGTCGGCGCGGGGAACCACATTACCGCGCTCAAGGCGCCCCACGTGGCGGTGCTGGCCGGGCTCCTCGCCCGGGACCGCGCCGCGGGCGAAGGGTGA